Proteins from one Pithys albifrons albifrons isolate INPA30051 chromosome 2, PitAlb_v1, whole genome shotgun sequence genomic window:
- the SLC30A10 gene encoding calcium/manganese antiporter SLC30A10, translated as MGRYSGKTCRLIFMLVLTVGFFVAELVSGYLGNSIALVSDSFNMLSDLISLCVGLSTGRIARRSRRGPRATYGYSRAEAVGALSNAVFLTALCFTILVDSVLRLARPEPIDDAQLVLIVGTLGLAVNVVGLLVFQDWGACCCRPPAPPSAALRDAPGATPEGEADEAGDSPNDQKSPEEGSMKKKEKKSEALNIRGVLLHVMGDALGSVVVVVTATIFYVRPLTDAPCNWQCYIDPSLTIIMVFIILSSAFPLIKETSTILLQMVPKGVNMQVLTDRLAHVPGVSSLHEVHVWELAIGKNIATLHIKCQTPTDYQDAAYKIREIFHETGVHSVTIQPEYVDQKTSQLLCSSPCISKACDSQLCCSQREPPRAKTNGYTGKNNSCISAEHKDNGSSKSDFEIPIEDPAAEDSTKNCDIYDDKSQASSTRF; from the exons ATGGGGCGGTACTCGGGGAAGACGTGCCGCCTCATCTTTATGCTGGTGCTCACTGTCGGCTTCTTCGTGGCCGAGCTGGTGTCCGGCTACCTGGGCAACTCCATCGCGCTGGTGTCCGACTCCTTCAACATGCTCTCCGACCTCATCTCCCTGTGCGTGGGGCTCTCCACCGGGCGCATCGCCCGCCGCAGCCGCCGCGGTCCCCGCGCCACCTACGGCTACAGCCGCGCCGAGGCAGTGGGAGCGCTCAGCAACGCCGTCTTCCTCACCGCCCTCTGCTTCACCATCCTCGTGGACTCCGTCCTTCGCCTCGCCCGGCCCGAGCCCATCGACGACGCCCAGCTGGTGCTTATCGTCGGCACCCTCGGCCTCGCCGTCAACGTCGTGGGGCTACTCGTCTTCCAGGACTGGGGCGCCTGCTGCTGCCGTCCGCCCGCCCCGCCGTCCGCCGCGCTGCGGGATGCACCCGGCGCCACGCCGGAGGGGGAGGCGGATGAAGCAG GTGATTCACCAAATGACCAAAAAAGCCCTGAAGAGGGGtctatgaagaaaaaagagaaaaagtctGAAGCCTTGAATATCAGAG GTGTTCTTTTGCATGTTATGGGAGATGCACTTGGGTCTGTGGTCGTGGTAGTTACTGCTACTATCTTCTATGTACGTCCTCTGACGGATGCTCCGTGTAATTGGCAGTGCTACATTGATCCAAGCTTGACAATAATTATGGTGTTCATCATCTTGTCTTCTGCATTCCCACTTATCAAGGAGACCTCAACTATTTTGTTGCAGATGGTCCCCAAAGGTGTTAATATGCAAGTACTGA CTGACAGACTAGCTCATGTACCAGGGGTGAGCAGCCTTCATGAGGTACATGTTTGGGAGCTTGCAATCGGGAAGAATATTGCCACTCTTCATATCAAGTGCCAAACCCCTACAGATTACCAAGATGCTGCATATAAAATACGGGAGATTTTCCATGAAACAGGAGTCCATTCTGTGACCATCCAGCCCGAGTATGTTGACCAGAAGACCTCCCAGCTACTGTGCAGCTCGCCCTGCATCTCAAAAGCTTGTGActctcagctgtgctgcagtcaGCGGGAGCCCCCCAGGGCAAAAACTAATGGCTATACAGGGAAAAACAACAGTTGCATTTCTGCAGAGCATAAAGACAATGGTTCAAGTAAAAGTGACTTTGAAATCCCTATTGAAGACCCAGCAGCAGAGGATAGCACAAAAAATTGTGACATTTATGATGACAAGTCGCAGGCGAGCAGTACACGATTTTAG